From Streptomyces yatensis, one genomic window encodes:
- a CDS encoding ABC transporter permease, which translates to MSSHDSTEIPGLRPPVSGSDHSTTGRRRLLRPASPWFGFAARRLAGLVAIFVALLVVSFLIVQLIPGDPAAGIAGANADLADIARVRHELRLDQPVWERFVDYVGDVFSGHLGTSFMYRQPVETIIFNRLPFTATIALVGIVIVLLVSVPLGMLVGVLTRGGRHKWLDTTFGVVTGFLDAVPGYIMASFLVVMFAVGIGVVPLYPPAYTPRFATQSFVLPIASIVIGPICTVSRVVRRETAVVLDHDYMRTAHGWRLPAHKRYVRWALPNLLTTTLTLSGLILTGMIGGAIIIESVFALPGLGSGIIKAILDRDYPVIQGMVIVIGMIAAIVNLLVDVLLGLIDQRTLGGSHVSA; encoded by the coding sequence ATGTCTTCTCACGACTCCACGGAGATCCCGGGGCTTCGGCCACCTGTCTCCGGGAGCGACCACTCGACAACAGGCCGGCGAAGACTCCTCCGGCCCGCTTCGCCCTGGTTCGGGTTCGCCGCCCGACGGCTCGCCGGCCTTGTCGCGATTTTCGTCGCGCTGCTCGTCGTGTCGTTCCTGATCGTCCAGCTCATCCCCGGCGACCCGGCAGCGGGCATCGCCGGCGCCAACGCCGATCTCGCGGACATCGCACGCGTCAGGCACGAACTCCGACTCGATCAACCGGTCTGGGAACGGTTCGTCGACTATGTGGGGGATGTCTTCTCCGGACACCTGGGCACGTCGTTCATGTACCGGCAGCCCGTGGAAACGATCATCTTCAACCGGCTCCCCTTCACCGCGACCATCGCGCTGGTGGGAATCGTGATCGTGCTGCTGGTCTCGGTTCCACTGGGAATGCTCGTCGGTGTGCTCACCCGGGGTGGCCGGCACAAGTGGCTGGACACGACGTTCGGGGTGGTCACCGGCTTCCTCGACGCCGTTCCCGGCTACATCATGGCGTCGTTCCTCGTCGTGATGTTCGCCGTCGGCATCGGAGTGGTGCCTCTCTATCCTCCGGCGTACACGCCCCGCTTCGCCACCCAGTCGTTCGTGCTGCCCATCGCGTCGATCGTGATCGGACCGATCTGTACGGTCTCCCGGGTCGTCCGCCGGGAAACGGCGGTCGTGCTCGACCACGACTACATGAGAACCGCGCACGGCTGGCGGCTTCCCGCCCACAAGCGCTATGTCAGGTGGGCGCTGCCGAACCTCCTTACCACCACGCTCACCCTGAGCGGGCTCATCCTGACCGGGATGATCGGCGGGGCCATCATCATCGAGTCGGTGTTCGCGCTGCCCGGTCTCGGCAGCGGCATCATCAAGGCCATTCTCGACCGCGACTACCCGGTGATCCAGGGGATGGTGATCGTCATCGGCATGATCGCGGCAATCGTCAACCTCCTCGTCGACGTCCTGCTCGGGTTGATCGACCAACGAACCCTCGGGGGGTCACATGTCTCCGCGTAG
- a CDS encoding heavy metal translocating P-type ATPase, with product MAGEPAAVAVVTDLAIGGMTCAACVKRVEKKLARLDGVTAGVNLATGRARVTHPPEVGPDQLIATVEQAGYTAALPEPPTKERREDGDEAQGARQERDRLVITALLAVPVLVLSMVPGLQFRNWQWLCFVLAAPVAVWGAWPFHLRAARGLRHSAATMDTLVSLGVAASFAWSSYALFFGGAGGSGMRMPFSLVPAASDGVADIYLEAAVGVPLFVLAGRFLETRARRGTGAALCALARLAAKEVSVRDGDGERLVPIEELRVGQVFVVRPGERLATDGTVVEGSSAVDLSLVTGESEPVEVGPGTPVIGGAVNAGGLLLVRASAVGADTQLSRITRLVTEAQAGKARAQRLADKAAGVFVPVVLTLAVTVLGFWLGAGAEPQAAITASVAVLVVACPCALGLATPTALMAATGRGAQLGVLVSGPRALEGLRHLDAVVLDKTGTLTTGQMSVARVTAVPGGLGEAELVRLAAAVEQGSEHPLGRAIATHARRTDPGEPLPAVADFVALPGKGVRGRVAGRLIEVLAPDDALPPALAQALSASETAARTPVVVRVDGEPEALIEVGDVLRPGSYRAVERLRRLGVRPVLATGDREAPARAVAADLRIEEVHARCTPEDKAALVRELREQGCRVAVVGDGVNDAAALAGADLGIAMGTGTDVAIGAADVTLVRGDIETLADAVRLARSALGTIRANLLWAFGYNVVTVPLAMVGLLNPMPAAAAMSVSSLLVVGNSLRLRAWQPSPTGPRPARPAATSARKPL from the coding sequence ATGGCCGGCGAACCGGCGGCGGTGGCCGTCGTGACCGACCTCGCCATCGGCGGCATGACCTGCGCGGCCTGTGTGAAGCGTGTCGAGAAGAAGCTGGCCAGGCTGGACGGGGTCACGGCCGGCGTGAACCTCGCCACCGGCCGGGCACGGGTGACCCACCCGCCCGAGGTCGGCCCGGACCAGCTGATCGCCACCGTCGAGCAGGCCGGCTACACCGCCGCGCTGCCCGAGCCGCCCACGAAGGAACGGCGCGAGGACGGGGACGAGGCGCAGGGCGCCCGCCAGGAGCGCGACCGGCTGGTGATCACGGCCTTGCTCGCGGTCCCGGTGCTGGTCCTGTCGATGGTTCCCGGTCTGCAGTTCCGCAACTGGCAGTGGCTGTGCTTCGTGCTCGCCGCCCCCGTCGCCGTCTGGGGAGCCTGGCCCTTCCACCTGCGGGCGGCGCGCGGCCTGCGCCACTCGGCGGCGACCATGGACACCCTGGTCTCGCTGGGTGTCGCGGCCTCCTTCGCCTGGTCCTCCTACGCGCTGTTCTTCGGCGGGGCCGGCGGTTCCGGTATGCGGATGCCCTTCAGCCTGGTGCCCGCCGCCTCGGACGGCGTCGCCGATATCTATCTGGAAGCCGCCGTCGGTGTACCGCTGTTCGTCCTCGCCGGCCGCTTCCTGGAGACCCGGGCCCGGCGGGGGACCGGCGCGGCACTGTGCGCCCTGGCCCGGCTGGCCGCCAAGGAGGTGTCGGTACGCGACGGCGACGGCGAGCGCCTGGTCCCGATCGAGGAGCTGCGGGTCGGGCAGGTCTTCGTCGTCCGGCCCGGGGAGCGTCTGGCCACCGACGGCACGGTGGTGGAGGGCAGCTCGGCCGTCGATCTCTCCCTGGTCACCGGGGAGAGCGAGCCGGTGGAAGTCGGCCCCGGCACGCCCGTGATCGGCGGTGCCGTCAACGCGGGGGGCCTGCTCCTGGTACGGGCCTCCGCGGTGGGTGCCGATACACAACTGTCCCGGATCACCCGGCTGGTGACCGAGGCCCAGGCGGGCAAGGCACGGGCCCAGCGGCTCGCCGACAAGGCCGCGGGCGTCTTCGTCCCGGTCGTGCTCACCCTGGCCGTCACGGTCCTCGGATTCTGGCTCGGGGCCGGCGCCGAGCCGCAGGCCGCGATCACCGCGAGCGTGGCCGTCCTGGTCGTGGCGTGCCCCTGCGCGCTGGGCCTGGCGACCCCCACCGCGCTGATGGCGGCGACCGGCCGGGGCGCCCAACTGGGCGTCCTGGTCAGCGGACCGCGGGCGCTGGAGGGGCTGCGGCACCTCGACGCCGTCGTCCTGGACAAGACCGGCACCCTCACCACCGGGCAGATGAGCGTCGCCCGGGTCACCGCCGTGCCGGGCGGACTCGGCGAGGCGGAACTGGTCCGGCTGGCGGCCGCCGTCGAACAGGGATCGGAGCACCCGCTGGGGCGTGCCATCGCCACCCATGCCCGGCGCACCGATCCCGGAGAGCCGCTCCCGGCCGTGGCCGACTTCGTCGCGCTGCCGGGGAAGGGCGTACGCGGGCGGGTGGCGGGCCGGCTGATCGAGGTCCTGGCTCCGGACGACGCGTTGCCCCCGGCACTGGCTCAGGCACTGTCGGCCTCCGAGACCGCCGCCCGCACACCGGTCGTGGTTCGCGTCGACGGCGAGCCCGAAGCCCTGATCGAGGTCGGAGACGTACTGCGGCCGGGAAGCTACCGGGCCGTGGAGCGGCTCCGCCGCCTGGGCGTGCGACCGGTGCTCGCCACCGGCGACCGCGAGGCGCCCGCCCGGGCCGTCGCCGCCGACCTCCGTATCGAGGAGGTGCACGCCCGGTGCACCCCGGAGGACAAGGCCGCCCTCGTCCGCGAGCTGCGGGAGCAGGGCTGCCGGGTCGCCGTCGTCGGTGACGGGGTCAACGACGCGGCCGCCCTGGCCGGCGCCGACCTCGGCATCGCCATGGGCACGGGCACGGATGTGGCGATCGGGGCGGCCGATGTGACGCTGGTACGCGGTGACATCGAGACCCTGGCGGACGCGGTACGCCTCGCCCGCAGTGCGCTCGGCACGATCCGCGCCAATCTGCTCTGGGCGTTCGGCTACAACGTCGTGACCGTACCGCTGGCCATGGTCGGTCTGCTCAATCCCATGCCGGCGGCGGCCGCGATGTCGGTCAGTTCGCTGCTCGTGGTCGGCAACAGCCTGCGGCTGCGCGCCTGGCAGCCGTCGCCGACCGGCCCACGCCCCGCCCGGCCCGCCGCGACTTCCGCCCGGAAGCCACTGTGA
- a CDS encoding ATP-binding cassette domain-containing protein, giving the protein MVEKTAAVEVRDLEVSYGRGRGATRVLHGITMDVARGQTVGVVGESGSGKSTLAKTLAGTVRPTAGSVRITGLDVFDTRGAGRAGMRRRVQMIPQDPYSSLNPRRTIGEALAEAVDPRHARVKKHQDEIVHWLETVRMPADTIHHYPHECSGGQRQRIAIARGLILRPEVVIADEITSALDVSVQAEILNLIARLRRELGLTMVFISHNLAVVRHVSDEVVVLYRGDIVEHGTAENLYERPQHDYTRALLAAVPGAAGFDITAGAA; this is encoded by the coding sequence ATGGTTGAGAAGACGGCGGCCGTCGAGGTCCGTGACCTCGAAGTGAGCTACGGCCGGGGACGGGGCGCGACGCGCGTCCTGCACGGGATCACCATGGATGTCGCCAGGGGACAAACCGTCGGAGTCGTGGGGGAGTCGGGATCGGGGAAGTCCACACTGGCGAAGACCCTGGCGGGTACGGTCCGGCCGACGGCGGGAAGTGTCAGGATCACCGGTCTGGACGTGTTCGACACCCGCGGTGCGGGCCGCGCGGGAATGCGGCGGAGGGTCCAGATGATCCCCCAGGACCCCTATTCCTCGCTCAATCCCCGTCGCACCATCGGCGAGGCGCTCGCCGAAGCCGTGGATCCGCGCCACGCCCGTGTGAAGAAGCACCAGGACGAGATCGTCCACTGGCTCGAGACCGTCAGGATGCCGGCGGACACCATCCACCACTATCCCCACGAGTGCTCGGGCGGGCAGCGCCAGCGGATCGCGATCGCGCGTGGGCTGATCCTCCGGCCCGAGGTAGTGATCGCGGACGAGATCACCTCGGCGCTCGATGTCTCGGTCCAGGCGGAGATCCTCAACCTCATCGCGAGGCTGCGCCGCGAACTCGGTCTGACCATGGTGTTCATCTCGCACAACCTCGCCGTCGTCCGGCATGTCAGCGACGAGGTCGTGGTGTTGTACCGCGGTGACATCGTGGAACACGGCACGGCCGAGAACCTCTACGAGCGCCCACAGCATGACTACACGCGTGCGCTGCTCGCCGCGGTTCCGGGCGCGGCCGGGTTCGACATCACCGCGGGTGCCGCATAG
- a CDS encoding ABC transporter substrate-binding protein — protein MSLNTDPATFDPALAAGGDDYTVARLLFDTVVRKDSGNRLVGGIASTWKAEDAAHYTFTLRKGLTCSDGSAITPSVVARSLTRFASPKTGSPGRTLALGSATATFTADDGAGTVKAALSAPWSDFLTGLSLPSAGIVCPAGLDDAGQLAAGKVEGAFSGPYTLTSSRPAVSYKLTLRNTYAAWPRFAKPLRGVPAEHLDLTPIADYSTIATKLVSYSLDVGVVADENVNRFDGDSRFATSSASNTTTYLLFNERPGTVFASRPDLRTAVAQAIDAQTFSDIVSGQRGSVIRSVGSAKVPCVNTDRSSLVAADRAAAAKKLKGVRFRIVGTTLLRGGNDYIAEALRKAGATVKVDSLDNANWATVTSAGGKDWDINVQGDNNMMGTLTSSLLRVMGPPTEKGGRNKMGRVNDEGYAAVDRAMGNLDRAAQCAALRSAQKSFLKRVDAIPLSTLPSTTVVAEGYSIRTFDDYLDPATLRIHK, from the coding sequence ATGTCGTTGAACACCGATCCGGCGACTTTCGATCCGGCATTGGCCGCCGGTGGCGACGACTACACGGTTGCCCGGCTGCTGTTCGACACGGTGGTGCGCAAGGACTCCGGCAACCGCCTCGTCGGTGGCATCGCATCGACGTGGAAGGCGGAGGACGCCGCCCACTACACCTTCACCCTCCGCAAGGGGCTGACCTGCTCTGACGGGAGCGCGATCACACCGTCGGTGGTGGCGCGGTCGCTGACCCGTTTCGCCTCGCCAAAGACGGGATCCCCGGGCCGTACGCTCGCGCTGGGGTCGGCCACGGCGACGTTCACGGCCGACGATGGGGCGGGCACGGTGAAGGCCGCTCTCTCCGCTCCATGGTCGGACTTCTTGACCGGGTTGAGCCTGCCGTCGGCCGGGATCGTGTGCCCGGCGGGGCTGGACGATGCCGGGCAACTGGCGGCCGGGAAGGTCGAGGGGGCGTTCTCCGGCCCCTACACCCTGACCTCCTCCCGGCCGGCGGTGTCCTACAAGCTCACCCTTCGGAACACGTACGCGGCATGGCCGAGATTCGCCAAACCGCTGCGAGGGGTTCCCGCCGAGCATCTGGACCTCACGCCGATCGCCGACTACTCGACGATCGCCACCAAGCTGGTCTCCTACAGTCTGGACGTGGGCGTGGTCGCCGACGAAAACGTGAACCGGTTCGACGGCGACTCCCGGTTCGCCACCTCCAGCGCGTCGAACACCACGACGTATCTGCTGTTCAACGAGCGTCCCGGGACGGTGTTCGCGAGCCGGCCCGACCTGCGTACGGCGGTGGCGCAGGCCATCGACGCACAGACCTTCAGCGACATCGTCAGCGGTCAGCGGGGCAGTGTGATCCGCTCGGTCGGATCGGCCAAGGTGCCCTGTGTCAACACCGACCGGTCCTCGCTGGTCGCCGCCGACCGTGCCGCTGCCGCCAAGAAGCTGAAGGGGGTCCGTTTCCGGATCGTCGGCACGACCCTGCTCCGTGGTGGCAACGACTACATCGCCGAAGCGCTGCGCAAGGCCGGGGCCACGGTGAAGGTCGACTCCCTCGACAACGCCAACTGGGCCACCGTGACCTCCGCGGGCGGCAAGGACTGGGACATCAACGTCCAGGGCGACAACAACATGATGGGCACGCTCACATCCTCCCTCCTGCGTGTCATGGGCCCGCCGACCGAGAAGGGCGGCCGCAACAAGATGGGACGGGTCAACGACGAGGGATACGCGGCCGTCGACCGGGCCATGGGCAACCTCGACCGCGCCGCGCAGTGCGCCGCTCTGCGGTCGGCGCAGAAGTCGTTCCTGAAACGGGTCGACGCGATCCCGCTGTCCACCCTGCCGTCCACCACGGTCGTCGCCGAGGGGTACAGCATCCGCACGTTCGACGACTACCTCGACCCCGCCACCCTCCGCATCCACAAGTAG
- a CDS encoding amidohydrolase, whose product MDFEQLVAFRRTLHRNPEPAFLEIGTAARIEQALQGLPLRVLTGKAAQDLSAVVNFPPPETLDTWAARAADSGVPADRARYFRENGTALVVDLVGVAGPGPRWGLRVDIDALPMRESADAGHFPVANGFASTNGAMHACGHDAHATIGVGLLHRLSDRDFAGTLRVMFQPAEEGVRGAQTMIDAGVADEIDTMLAVHMAGDMAVGGVVGSFTGGLATRKLKVDFEGKASHAAGAPEAGRNALLAAAMAALGIMGLPRFGSADTRLNVGTLVAGDGVNIVPSSAVMTCEARATDDEVVDELVDRVRSIVEGTSLAQGVRANVAVMGQSATLAPDDDMIDRIVEAATAHDDVTEVIRTQALAGSDDANLLIRHVQRRGGKGAYLMVGAGSPGPHHSETFDIAEQAIPTAIDILASLIRG is encoded by the coding sequence GTGGACTTTGAGCAGCTCGTGGCGTTTCGCCGAACACTGCACCGGAACCCGGAGCCCGCGTTCTTGGAGATCGGCACGGCGGCCCGGATCGAACAGGCCCTCCAGGGACTGCCCCTCCGCGTCCTCACGGGGAAGGCTGCTCAGGACCTCTCAGCCGTCGTCAACTTCCCGCCCCCGGAAACCCTGGACACATGGGCGGCTCGCGCGGCCGATTCGGGTGTCCCGGCAGATCGGGCCCGGTACTTCCGGGAGAACGGCACCGCGCTGGTCGTTGATCTCGTGGGCGTGGCCGGTCCCGGGCCGCGATGGGGGCTTCGCGTCGACATCGACGCACTGCCGATGCGCGAATCGGCCGATGCCGGCCATTTCCCGGTGGCGAACGGCTTCGCCTCGACGAACGGCGCGATGCACGCGTGCGGCCATGACGCCCACGCCACCATCGGCGTCGGCTTGCTCCACCGGCTGTCGGACCGTGACTTCGCGGGGACACTCCGGGTCATGTTCCAGCCTGCCGAAGAGGGAGTCCGGGGAGCACAGACGATGATCGACGCCGGGGTGGCCGACGAGATCGACACCATGCTCGCGGTCCACATGGCGGGAGACATGGCCGTCGGCGGTGTCGTGGGGAGCTTCACCGGTGGTCTGGCAACCCGCAAGCTGAAGGTCGACTTCGAGGGCAAGGCCTCGCACGCGGCCGGCGCACCGGAAGCCGGCCGCAACGCACTGCTCGCGGCAGCGATGGCCGCACTGGGCATCATGGGGCTCCCGCGCTTCGGCTCCGCGGACACGCGTCTCAATGTCGGCACGCTCGTCGCCGGCGACGGGGTGAACATCGTGCCCTCGTCCGCGGTGATGACCTGCGAGGCTCGTGCGACCGATGACGAGGTCGTCGATGAGCTGGTCGACCGGGTCCGATCCATCGTGGAGGGGACGAGCCTGGCGCAGGGGGTCCGGGCGAACGTCGCGGTGATGGGTCAATCCGCCACCCTCGCACCGGACGACGACATGATCGACCGCATCGTCGAGGCGGCCACCGCCCATGACGATGTCACCGAGGTCATCAGGACCCAGGCGCTCGCGGGAAGCGATGACGCCAACCTCCTCATCAGGCATGTCCAGCGACGCGGGGGCAAGGGTGCCTATCTGATGGTGGGAGCGGGCAGCCCCGGGCCCCATCACAGCGAGACCTTCGACATCGCGGAGCAGGCGATTCCCACCGCGATCGACATCCTCGCATCGCTGATACGCGGGTGA
- a CDS encoding dipeptide/oligopeptide/nickel ABC transporter permease/ATP-binding protein: MSPRSRRHRGNPGLVLGLVLLGIVVLIAAVAPVFLTGEADALGSRFAQPSSGHLLGTDAAGHDVLLRSLVATRLTLLMTAGATAIAVALGILLGTSVWLMAPRAREVCLRIIDAMVAFPGLLLALVVAAVLGAGGSSVVIAIGVAGIPYFARLTANLAAKVSQQEYIQAARLLGVSHPRIAIRHLLPNMAEPLLVLSASTFASTLTALSALSFVGIGVQSPSYDWGRLLSEALPSLLAGRPFQMVGPAGLVIVTGLAAILIGDGLAAAANPRRGRGTAARRGRRSADGAERGTATPREGYLVDVQDLWVHSGDKPLVKGISFGIKPGEIVGVVGESGSGKTLTAMSLAGLLPDGLALGSSRMAVGDLDLRRPVPPRLMAETVSLVYQDPGSTFNPALRVGTQLTEVLRTHKGVAGGAAKRRMVEALQAVHMTDPERRMKQYPHELSGGMRQRAMIATALATEPRLIIADEPTTALDVTVQAEILRELRRVNSRFGTSIMFISHDIGVVRALCHRVIVMYHGDVVEEIDAADLTVESARHPYTRALLEATPDIDSPVETLPGMPWTPEAPKEHSHG, from the coding sequence ATGTCTCCGCGTAGCCGACGACACCGTGGAAACCCCGGACTCGTCCTCGGCCTGGTCCTGCTGGGCATCGTCGTCCTGATCGCCGCGGTGGCACCGGTCTTCCTCACCGGCGAGGCGGACGCGTTGGGCAGCCGGTTCGCACAGCCCTCGTCCGGCCACCTGCTCGGCACGGATGCCGCCGGTCACGATGTCCTGCTGCGCAGCCTCGTCGCCACCCGCCTGACCCTTCTGATGACCGCGGGCGCGACGGCGATCGCGGTCGCCCTCGGCATTCTCCTGGGCACCAGTGTGTGGCTCATGGCGCCCCGGGCCCGGGAGGTCTGCCTCCGCATCATCGACGCGATGGTCGCCTTCCCCGGTCTCCTCCTCGCGCTCGTCGTCGCGGCGGTGCTCGGCGCGGGAGGTTCCTCGGTGGTGATCGCCATCGGCGTGGCCGGGATCCCCTACTTCGCCCGCCTCACCGCGAATCTCGCCGCGAAGGTGTCCCAGCAGGAGTATATCCAGGCCGCGCGCCTGCTCGGCGTGAGCCACCCGAGGATCGCGATCAGGCACCTGCTGCCCAATATGGCGGAGCCCCTGCTGGTGCTGTCGGCGTCGACCTTCGCCAGCACGCTCACGGCCCTCTCCGCCCTCTCGTTCGTGGGGATCGGCGTCCAGTCACCCTCCTACGACTGGGGGAGGCTGCTGAGCGAGGCGCTGCCGTCGCTGCTGGCGGGCCGCCCGTTCCAGATGGTGGGCCCGGCAGGGCTCGTCATCGTGACCGGGCTCGCCGCGATCCTGATCGGCGACGGCCTCGCGGCCGCGGCCAACCCGCGGAGGGGGAGGGGGACAGCAGCCCGGAGGGGCCGGAGAAGCGCCGACGGCGCCGAGCGGGGCACGGCGACGCCCAGGGAAGGGTATCTCGTCGACGTACAGGACCTGTGGGTTCACAGCGGTGACAAGCCGCTGGTCAAGGGCATCTCGTTCGGCATCAAGCCGGGTGAGATCGTCGGCGTCGTGGGCGAGAGCGGTTCGGGCAAGACCCTGACCGCCATGTCTCTCGCGGGGCTGCTGCCCGACGGCCTCGCCCTCGGCTCCTCGCGCATGGCCGTCGGCGACCTCGATCTGCGCCGGCCGGTTCCGCCGCGCCTCATGGCCGAGACGGTCAGCCTCGTCTACCAGGACCCGGGATCCACGTTCAACCCGGCGCTCCGCGTCGGGACCCAGCTCACCGAGGTGCTGCGCACCCACAAGGGTGTCGCCGGGGGTGCGGCCAAGCGCCGCATGGTGGAGGCACTCCAGGCGGTGCACATGACGGATCCCGAGCGCCGCATGAAGCAGTATCCGCACGAGCTCTCGGGCGGCATGCGGCAGCGGGCCATGATCGCGACGGCACTGGCGACCGAGCCGCGACTGATCATCGCCGACGAGCCGACCACGGCTCTGGATGTGACGGTCCAGGCGGAGATCCTGCGCGAACTGAGGCGCGTCAACAGCCGATTCGGCACCTCGATCATGTTCATCTCGCACGACATCGGGGTGGTGCGCGCGCTCTGTCATCGCGTGATCGTCATGTACCACGGCGACGTCGTGGAGGAGATCGACGCGGCGGACCTCACCGTGGAATCCGCCCGCCATCCCTACACGAGGGCGCTCCTGGAGGCCACCCCCGACATCGACAGTCCGGTGGAGACACTGCCTGGTATGCCGTGGACCCCGGAAGCGCCGAAGGAGCATTCGCATGGTTGA
- a CDS encoding copper chaperone PCu(A)C — translation MTTPSWTPTRRRLTDSLRAAAAPFCACVLALGGLATWTASGNAGRPPRIGVTDAQLFLPAPGVPRTAAFFRVTNTGGVRDRLVEVTSAAVAEGISLSRHRMTGRGAASRQVADSLPVPAGGTLDMSPFTSDVTVPATARWRAGDLVPFTLRFEHSGRVETKAVVVRPGDR, via the coding sequence ATGACGACCCCCTCCTGGACGCCCACCCGCCGTCGCCTCACGGACTCCCTGCGGGCCGCGGCCGCCCCGTTCTGCGCTTGTGTCCTCGCCCTGGGCGGCCTCGCCACCTGGACCGCCTCGGGCAACGCGGGCAGGCCCCCGCGTATCGGCGTCACCGACGCACAGCTCTTCCTGCCCGCCCCGGGAGTGCCCCGGACCGCCGCGTTCTTCCGCGTCACCAACACGGGCGGGGTGCGGGACCGGTTGGTCGAGGTGACCTCCGCCGCGGTCGCCGAGGGGATCTCGCTCAGCCGTCACCGGATGACCGGGAGGGGAGCCGCCTCCCGGCAGGTCGCGGACTCCCTGCCGGTTCCGGCGGGCGGCACGCTCGACATGTCACCGTTCACCAGCGATGTGACCGTCCCGGCCACGGCCCGCTGGCGGGCCGGAGACCTGGTGCCCTTCACTCTCCGCTTCGAACACAGCGGACGTGTCGAGACCAAGGCCGTCGTCGTCCGCCCCGGCGACAGGTGA
- a CDS encoding Lrp/AsnC ligand binding domain-containing protein — translation MVDTLDFQIINALQIHPRVSWAQLGRILRVDPSTISRRWSALTGRRQVWTSCSEGEAPHLREQMISALVEISCAPGRREQVLGELGPQGPVSSVHCTSGPRDLYIMISTDSLLSMDRYIDERIAVIPGILGTRTHYLRKIFFEGSSWRLKTLSKEQVMALHDLRPSDPPKRPTPAHRAVVTALHADARRTAADMQRELGRSLSMISRDIDAVLAASWVNWRVDFAHALMGWPAAAALWLAVEPLELERVVASLRLLNQVRLCASVTGDANLAAFLWLRNLQELDEIENRLTTVFPKVRVKDRWIVPRIAKRAGHILDLDGRHLRLVPLGHHPVFED, via the coding sequence ATGGTCGACACGCTGGACTTCCAGATCATCAACGCCCTGCAGATCCATCCCCGGGTCTCATGGGCTCAGCTCGGGAGGATCCTCCGTGTCGACCCCTCGACGATTTCACGCCGATGGTCGGCTCTCACCGGCCGGCGGCAGGTGTGGACGAGCTGTTCCGAGGGCGAAGCCCCACATCTCCGCGAGCAGATGATCTCCGCTCTGGTCGAGATCAGCTGCGCTCCCGGCCGACGGGAGCAGGTGCTCGGGGAACTCGGCCCGCAAGGGCCCGTATCCAGCGTGCACTGCACTTCCGGCCCGCGGGACCTGTACATCATGATCTCCACCGACAGCCTGCTCTCCATGGATCGGTACATAGACGAGCGGATCGCTGTGATCCCCGGCATCCTCGGCACCCGCACCCACTACCTGCGAAAGATCTTCTTCGAAGGGTCGAGCTGGCGGCTGAAGACGCTCTCCAAGGAACAGGTCATGGCGCTTCACGACCTCCGGCCCAGCGATCCGCCCAAGCGGCCCACGCCCGCCCACCGGGCCGTCGTCACCGCGCTCCACGCGGACGCCCGTCGAACCGCTGCCGATATGCAGCGGGAGCTGGGCCGATCCCTTTCCATGATCTCGCGGGACATCGACGCGGTGCTCGCCGCGAGCTGGGTCAACTGGCGGGTCGACTTCGCGCATGCCCTCATGGGCTGGCCCGCCGCGGCGGCGTTGTGGCTCGCCGTCGAGCCCCTGGAACTGGAGCGCGTCGTCGCCTCACTCCGGTTGCTGAACCAGGTGCGGCTGTGTGCCTCCGTGACCGGTGACGCCAACCTCGCGGCTTTCCTCTGGCTGCGCAACCTGCAGGAGCTGGACGAGATCGAGAACAGGCTGACCACGGTGTTCCCCAAGGTGCGGGTCAAGGACCGGTGGATCGTCCCGAGGATCGCGAAGCGAGCCGGCCACATCCTCGATCTGGACGGCCGGCACCTGCGCCTGGTCCCCCTCGGACATCACCCGGTGTTCGAGGACTGA
- a CDS encoding GNAT family N-acetyltransferase — protein MVGGNAVVLDDPVGASLRGHHAHLARGRGGAVSYLPGVATFSAVPAEAGSAEWADMARLLGPGGFADMFTCPSIPPPHWEPVFVLEGRQMVWAGAGSRVPSQAEARTGMVELGPGDVPEMLDLAGRTQPGPFWARTVELGTYLGIRDNGTLVAMAGERLRPPGWTEISAVCTAPEARGRGYAARLVGALAARIVSRDERPFLHAADTNTGAIALYERLGFETRKPVTFRGFRTPVSS, from the coding sequence ATGGTGGGCGGCAACGCTGTCGTACTCGACGACCCGGTGGGCGCGTCGCTCCGGGGGCACCACGCGCATCTGGCCCGCGGACGCGGCGGGGCCGTCAGCTATCTGCCGGGAGTCGCGACGTTCTCCGCGGTGCCCGCCGAGGCGGGCTCGGCCGAGTGGGCCGACATGGCCCGGCTGCTGGGGCCGGGCGGGTTCGCGGACATGTTCACCTGCCCGTCGATCCCGCCGCCGCACTGGGAACCCGTCTTCGTCCTCGAAGGGCGTCAGATGGTCTGGGCGGGCGCCGGCTCGCGTGTCCCTTCCCAGGCCGAGGCCCGTACGGGGATGGTCGAACTGGGCCCGGGCGATGTGCCCGAGATGCTCGACCTGGCCGGGCGGACACAGCCGGGGCCGTTCTGGGCGCGCACCGTCGAACTCGGCACCTATCTCGGGATCCGCGACAACGGCACGCTGGTGGCGATGGCGGGGGAACGGCTGCGGCCCCCGGGATGGACCGAGATCAGCGCGGTCTGCACCGCACCCGAAGCCCGTGGGCGGGGCTATGCCGCCCGCCTGGTCGGCGCGCTCGCCGCGCGCATCGTGTCCCGGGACGAGCGTCCCTTCCTGCATGCGGCCGACACCAACACGGGCGCCATCGCGCTGTACGAACGGCTGGGCTTCGAGACCCGCAAGCCGGTGACGTTTCGCGGGTTCCGCACCCCGGTCAGCTCGTAG